From the genome of Gemmatimonas phototrophica, one region includes:
- a CDS encoding fimbrial biogenesis chaperone — protein sequence MLSPLWRPTTVAMLCVFLPTVATAQLSIDRGELDLAPTGPAQARTGLLTVRNAGTARVQGMVQIEDWDRAGDGANRFFPLGSQPLSCGTDLQVFPRTLSLAPGEVQTVRVEYTGGARERECTSLVVVQDASAPSQVRGALRFTMRMGLKVYVTPPGAQGGGDVVSVDVTTTSPDSLTVAVLYRNEGSRRVKAQGRLEVRRDDNSVVSSATLPDVYALPGATMRVGRSLAALPPGRYLVLAIFDYGGAEYAAAQREFEVR from the coding sequence ATGCTCTCTCCGCTTTGGCGTCCGACGACGGTCGCCATGCTGTGCGTGTTCCTGCCGACCGTGGCCACCGCGCAGCTTTCCATTGACCGTGGCGAACTTGATCTCGCGCCCACTGGTCCTGCACAGGCGCGCACCGGATTGCTGACCGTTCGCAATGCGGGTACGGCGCGGGTTCAGGGGATGGTGCAGATCGAGGATTGGGATCGTGCCGGTGATGGCGCCAATCGGTTCTTCCCGCTCGGCAGTCAGCCGCTGAGCTGCGGCACCGACCTGCAGGTGTTTCCCCGGACCTTGAGTCTGGCGCCTGGGGAAGTGCAAACGGTTCGCGTTGAATACACTGGCGGGGCGCGTGAGCGGGAATGCACCAGCCTGGTAGTCGTGCAGGACGCGTCCGCACCGTCGCAAGTACGAGGTGCCCTGCGCTTCACCATGCGGATGGGCCTTAAAGTCTACGTCACACCGCCGGGGGCTCAAGGCGGGGGCGATGTCGTGTCTGTTGATGTCACCACGACCTCACCGGATTCGCTGACGGTCGCGGTACTGTATCGCAACGAAGGCTCCCGTCGAGTGAAGGCACAAGGACGGCTTGAAGTGCGACGCGATGATAACAGCGTGGTCTCATCCGCCACCCTTCCCGATGTGTATGCACTGCCCGGCGCCACTATGCGTGTGGGTCGGTCGCTGGCGGCCTTGCCCCCCGGGCGCTACCTGGTGCTGGCCATTTTCGATTACGGCGGCGCCGAGTACGCGGCCGCCCAGCGGGAATTCGAGGTCCGCTGA
- a CDS encoding MBL fold metallo-hydrolase has translation MTHGGRADEGASDLVGGAVITVTMLGSGSRGNAILIDGSEGTVLVDAGFGVRTLAKRFETAQRAPDDVGAVLLTHEHVDHACGAAAACDRWSWPIHATSATLAALSVQASGSPMLTVPLAERGATTVCGFSVEHAPVPHDAADCRALVLTDVRSGARAGIVLDAGHVPDGLSDFLDRLDLLVLESNHDSALLTNGPYPWPLKQRISGGQGHLSNAEAAHLAAACAHRGLRGVVLAHLSETNNTPDLALGASRDALRKAGWKRDSVSAAPQRLPLSPVRTDGGVGRPAATQLALGL, from the coding sequence GTGACGCACGGTGGACGCGCCGATGAGGGGGCCTCTGACCTCGTGGGGGGCGCGGTGATAACGGTGACCATGCTGGGGTCGGGGAGCCGTGGCAATGCCATTCTGATTGACGGCAGTGAAGGCACCGTGCTGGTGGACGCCGGTTTTGGCGTGCGCACGTTGGCCAAGCGGTTTGAAACCGCGCAGCGGGCTCCGGATGATGTGGGCGCGGTGTTGCTCACACACGAGCACGTGGATCATGCGTGTGGCGCAGCGGCCGCGTGTGACCGCTGGTCGTGGCCCATCCATGCGACATCGGCCACGTTGGCGGCACTCAGCGTTCAAGCGAGTGGATCGCCCATGCTCACGGTTCCACTGGCTGAGCGGGGCGCCACGACCGTGTGCGGTTTTTCGGTGGAACATGCGCCGGTTCCGCACGATGCCGCTGATTGTCGCGCGTTGGTGTTGACCGATGTGCGGAGTGGCGCCCGGGCCGGGATCGTGCTGGACGCGGGGCACGTGCCGGATGGCCTATCGGATTTTCTGGACCGACTCGACCTGTTGGTCCTCGAATCGAACCATGACAGCGCCCTGCTGACCAATGGCCCGTACCCGTGGCCGCTGAAGCAACGGATTAGCGGCGGTCAGGGGCACTTATCCAATGCGGAGGCGGCACACTTGGCGGCCGCCTGCGCCCACCGCGGACTTCGGGGCGTGGTGCTGGCGCACCTGAGCGAGACCAACAACACACCGGATCTGGCGCTTGGCGCGTCGCGCGATGCACTACGCAAGGCCGGGTGGAAAAGGGACAGTGTGTCGGCGGCACCGCAGAGGCTGCCGCTCTCACCCGTACGGACAGATGGCGGGGTGGGACGTCCAGCGGCCACACAACTGGCCCTCGGCCTTTAG
- a CDS encoding putative sugar nucleotidyl transferase — MIVLYDDAPARRFEPFATTRPLGEMRVGALLQRERWQYLLGAAAQGFVSSPHLDGFEEGEAPPRIHGELPVNTWLVNTRAVPVLQTASSIASVMAIDHRVAAVRLAAPVPLEQLRDAQFSLEDVMPSTGSMANLPGIWLDEVWDLISHLQTVLSSDIPLLAARLGAAPLSATDTTILGPHPVFAEDGAIVEPHTVFDTSNGPVLLRAGSVVQAFTRIVGPCYVGRQSTVMGDRIAGCAIGDVCRVHGEVSASIFVGHANKGHDGFVGHSVLGRWVNLGAGTITSNLKNTYGTVSLWTPDGVRDTKLQFLGTLFGDHAKTGIGLRLTTGCVVGAGANVFDAMPPKAVAPFSWGSEAPYGVFAADKFVEAAERMMGRRQVYMSPTARAWYQQLHSMAVGDARWTRR, encoded by the coding sequence ATGATCGTGCTGTATGATGATGCGCCCGCGCGGCGCTTCGAACCGTTTGCCACTACACGTCCTCTGGGTGAGATGCGCGTCGGCGCGTTACTGCAGCGCGAGCGCTGGCAGTACCTGCTGGGCGCTGCGGCGCAGGGGTTCGTGTCGTCTCCGCATTTGGACGGTTTTGAAGAGGGGGAAGCGCCACCGCGCATCCACGGCGAGCTGCCGGTGAACACCTGGCTGGTGAACACGCGGGCGGTGCCGGTGCTGCAAACGGCCTCCAGTATTGCCTCGGTTATGGCCATCGATCATCGAGTGGCCGCCGTGCGGCTGGCCGCCCCCGTGCCACTGGAGCAGCTGCGCGATGCGCAGTTCTCGCTCGAAGATGTGATGCCAAGTACGGGATCGATGGCGAATTTGCCCGGCATCTGGCTGGATGAGGTGTGGGATCTCATCTCGCACCTCCAGACGGTCCTGAGTTCGGACATACCACTGCTGGCGGCCCGCCTTGGTGCCGCGCCACTGTCGGCCACGGATACCACCATCCTTGGCCCCCATCCGGTGTTTGCCGAAGACGGCGCCATCGTAGAGCCACACACCGTGTTCGACACGAGCAATGGTCCCGTTCTCTTGCGGGCGGGCTCCGTCGTGCAGGCGTTTACCCGGATCGTTGGACCGTGCTATGTGGGGCGTCAATCTACGGTCATGGGAGACCGGATCGCCGGATGCGCCATCGGCGATGTGTGCCGGGTGCACGGTGAAGTCTCTGCCTCAATTTTTGTGGGTCACGCCAATAAGGGACACGACGGCTTTGTCGGGCATTCCGTCCTTGGGCGCTGGGTCAATCTGGGCGCCGGCACCATTACGAGTAACCTCAAGAACACGTACGGAACGGTCTCGTTGTGGACCCCCGATGGTGTGCGTGACACGAAATTGCAGTTTCTCGGGACCCTCTTTGGTGACCACGCGAAGACCGGGATAGGCCTACGCCTGACCACCGGGTGCGTGGTGGGAGCGGGCGCCAATGTGTTTGACGCCATGCCACCCAAGGCCGTGGCGCCATTCTCCTGGGGCAGCGAGGCGCCGTACGGCGTCTTTGCCGCCGACAAGTTTGTGGAAGCCGCCGAGCGCATGATGGGCCGCCGGCAGGTGTACATGTCGCCGACGGCTCGTGCGTGGTATCAGCAGCTGCATAGCATGGCTGTTGGTGACGCACGGTGGACGCGCCGATGA
- a CDS encoding mannose-1-phosphate guanylyltransferase, giving the protein MSCHTTSGTPGRYDSIHTRVGALMIRWNVVLAGGVGSRFWPLSTPERPKQLLPLVTDAPMLCDTIDRLRPSAPPERTLVLTNASLRDAVLRLDPSLPPENVIAEPRPAGTCAALAWAAQLIAQRDGSDAVMVCTHADWAIGDVPAFRATLDHAATVALAERALVTVGIVPSRPDSGFGYIQPGALVRDDVRRVARFAEKPDRATAERMVADGYLWNSGIFVWCVGDLLEEIRLHTPEVQPALEQSEGDLARFFAEVTSIAIDVGVLERSQRVLVLPGQFGWDDVGTWAALHRVRQHDSQENAMLGPSVACQATGNVVHADGTQVVLYGVHDLVVVARSGLVMVTSRDKAADLKTLLDALPPEVRDR; this is encoded by the coding sequence ATGTCGTGCCACACGACGTCGGGGACGCCGGGGCGCTATGACTCCATTCACACCCGGGTGGGTGCGCTGATGATTCGTTGGAATGTGGTACTTGCCGGTGGCGTGGGTTCGCGATTCTGGCCGCTCTCCACTCCGGAGCGCCCCAAGCAGCTGCTGCCATTGGTTACCGATGCCCCGATGCTGTGCGACACCATCGACCGGCTGCGCCCGTCGGCGCCACCGGAACGGACGCTGGTGCTGACCAACGCCTCCCTGCGCGATGCCGTCCTGCGCCTCGACCCGTCGCTGCCGCCGGAGAATGTGATTGCCGAACCGCGACCGGCCGGGACGTGCGCCGCGCTGGCGTGGGCCGCGCAACTCATTGCGCAGCGGGACGGCAGTGATGCGGTGATGGTGTGTACCCATGCGGACTGGGCCATCGGCGACGTGCCAGCCTTTCGCGCCACGTTGGACCATGCGGCTACGGTGGCGCTGGCAGAACGCGCACTCGTGACGGTGGGCATTGTCCCGTCACGGCCAGATTCGGGCTTCGGCTATATCCAGCCCGGAGCACTGGTCCGTGACGATGTGCGCCGGGTCGCCCGCTTTGCCGAAAAGCCGGACCGCGCCACGGCTGAACGCATGGTCGCCGACGGGTATCTGTGGAATTCGGGGATTTTTGTCTGGTGCGTCGGGGATCTGCTGGAGGAGATCCGGCTGCACACCCCGGAAGTACAGCCGGCACTCGAACAGTCTGAAGGCGACCTCGCGCGATTCTTTGCCGAGGTCACGAGCATTGCGATTGATGTGGGCGTGCTGGAGCGCAGCCAGCGTGTCCTGGTGCTGCCGGGGCAGTTCGGCTGGGACGATGTCGGGACGTGGGCCGCGCTCCATCGGGTGCGCCAGCACGACAGTCAGGAGAACGCCATGCTGGGCCCCAGCGTGGCCTGTCAGGCCACTGGCAACGTGGTGCACGCCGATGGCACGCAGGTAGTGCTGTACGGGGTGCACGACCTTGTGGTGGTCGCGAGGAGCGGCCTGGTCATGGTGACGTCACGCGACAAAGCCGCCGACCTCAAAACCCTGCTCGATGCCCTGCCCCCTGAGGTTCGCGACCGATGA
- a CDS encoding response regulator transcription factor: MPESTVSTVTVLVVDDEPHIGNIIRTRLEQDGIAVHLAENGVEALSTLARDPAIGLLVLDLMLPGMSGIDILRIVRQDARWALLPCIVLTAAGQDAQLREVETLGVAEIMTKPFSPRRLLARVRAYTAPDVVPHDVGDAGAL, translated from the coding sequence ATGCCCGAGTCTACCGTGTCCACCGTGACCGTTTTGGTGGTGGACGACGAGCCACACATTGGCAACATCATCCGTACCCGGCTCGAGCAGGATGGCATCGCGGTGCATCTGGCCGAAAACGGCGTGGAAGCACTGTCGACGCTGGCGCGTGACCCGGCCATTGGGCTGCTGGTCCTCGACTTGATGCTCCCTGGTATGTCCGGCATCGACATTTTGCGGATCGTGCGTCAGGACGCCCGCTGGGCCCTCCTTCCCTGCATTGTGCTGACTGCGGCCGGACAAGACGCGCAGCTGCGTGAGGTGGAGACGCTGGGCGTCGCCGAAATCATGACCAAACCGTTCAGTCCCCGTCGCCTGCTGGCGCGCGTTCGCGCCTACACCGCCCCGGATGTCGTGCCACACGACGTCGGGGACGCCGGGGCGCTATGA
- a CDS encoding roadblock/LC7 domain-containing protein: protein MPTIRDLVSALRRREGVDAAIVLGRDGLLIDGNSAAPLDPEGLAAFVPPMALAAVEMGLASQRGDFGLMVLEYAAGNVVVTVLSADVYLLVLLQPTANLAALLYELRRHRAQIAALV from the coding sequence ATGCCCACCATTCGTGATCTGGTCAGCGCCCTGCGACGCCGGGAAGGCGTGGACGCGGCCATCGTGCTCGGCCGCGACGGCCTGTTGATAGACGGGAACAGCGCGGCACCGCTTGATCCGGAGGGGCTGGCGGCCTTTGTGCCCCCGATGGCCCTCGCGGCCGTAGAAATGGGGCTGGCCTCCCAACGGGGAGATTTCGGCCTGATGGTGCTGGAATACGCCGCCGGCAACGTCGTGGTGACGGTGCTCTCGGCGGACGTCTATCTGCTGGTGCTCCTGCAGCCGACGGCCAATCTGGCGGCGCTGCTCTACGAACTGCGGCGGCATCGCGCTCAGATCGCGGCGCTCGTCTGA
- the serS gene encoding serine--tRNA ligase has protein sequence MHDIRLLRDQLEHLRDGMRRRGKLAELASLLDRAESLERDRRAAITELEGQQARRNKVTQEVAQKRKAGDDATALMAEGRAIGEAIALLEQRKNEAEAAVQAMLYELPNITLPEVPEGDESHNTVVKSWGAPRLDATGIMPHWEKGAELGMLDLPRGAKITGSGFIVYRGAGAKLVRALMNMMLDTHTEEHGYEEAWVPLVVNRASMTGTGQLPKFEDDMYGIPDEELFLIPTAEVPVTNLYRDEILEAADLPKGLCAYSACFRREAGSAGKDTRGLLRVHQFDKVELVRYATPENSREQLELLTQHAETMLERLELPYRRVLLAAGDTGFSSAMTYDLEVYAPAVGKWLEVSSCSVFTDFQARRANIRYRPAAGEKPRFVHTLNGSALAFSRIIASILEHHQQADGSVRIPEALQPYFGRAVLR, from the coding sequence ATGCACGATATTCGGCTGCTGCGGGACCAACTCGAACACCTCCGCGATGGCATGCGCCGCCGCGGGAAGCTGGCGGAACTCGCTTCCCTGCTCGATCGTGCGGAATCGTTGGAAAGAGACCGCCGTGCCGCGATTACGGAGTTGGAAGGGCAACAAGCGCGCCGTAACAAGGTCACGCAGGAAGTCGCCCAGAAGCGAAAGGCTGGTGACGACGCGACTGCCCTGATGGCTGAAGGGCGCGCGATCGGAGAGGCCATTGCGTTGTTGGAGCAGCGCAAGAATGAGGCGGAGGCGGCTGTGCAGGCCATGCTCTACGAGCTGCCCAACATCACGCTCCCCGAGGTCCCCGAGGGGGACGAGTCCCACAATACGGTCGTCAAGTCGTGGGGGGCGCCGCGCCTCGATGCCACGGGCATCATGCCGCATTGGGAAAAGGGGGCCGAGCTGGGCATGCTTGACCTGCCCCGCGGTGCCAAAATCACCGGTTCCGGCTTCATCGTGTATCGCGGTGCCGGGGCCAAGCTGGTCCGGGCGTTGATGAACATGATGCTCGATACGCATACCGAGGAGCACGGCTACGAGGAAGCGTGGGTCCCGTTGGTCGTGAATCGCGCGAGCATGACCGGCACCGGGCAGTTGCCCAAGTTTGAAGACGATATGTACGGCATTCCGGACGAGGAGCTGTTCCTCATTCCTACCGCCGAAGTGCCGGTGACCAATCTCTACCGCGACGAAATTCTCGAAGCCGCCGATCTCCCCAAGGGGCTCTGCGCCTACAGTGCCTGCTTCCGGCGCGAGGCCGGCTCGGCCGGGAAAGACACGCGTGGGCTGTTGCGCGTGCACCAGTTCGACAAGGTGGAACTGGTGCGATACGCCACCCCTGAGAATTCGCGCGAGCAGCTCGAGCTACTCACGCAGCATGCAGAAACAATGCTGGAGCGACTGGAACTGCCCTACCGACGCGTGCTGCTGGCCGCTGGCGACACCGGCTTCTCCAGTGCGATGACGTACGATCTTGAGGTGTACGCCCCCGCGGTCGGGAAATGGCTGGAAGTGTCGAGTTGTAGCGTCTTCACTGATTTTCAGGCCCGGCGGGCCAATATCAGGTACCGTCCCGCCGCTGGTGAGAAACCGCGCTTCGTGCACACCCTGAACGGTTCGGCCCTCGCGTTTTCGCGGATCATTGCGAGCATCCTGGAGCATCACCAGCAGGCAGACGGTTCGGTCCGTATCCCCGAAGCGCTGCAGCCCTATTTCGGACGCGCCGTCCTGCGCTGA
- a CDS encoding sensor histidine kinase codes for MRRRRWPVVAMVLGVLGLLGWYVAYTQHVVTQLRAAAGGQGRMYARIYEALQDTSLNADPTIALLDLSRQIRESGLPLVLTDKNGRVSATANLPTHVVPEDSVSFWRYLMELDRENPPIVEPAVGAVHFGDSAIVSGLRYIPLLQALGIVLLLAFGIYALVERGRAEREKVWAGMAREAAHQLGTPLSALAGWIELLADTVQGTTASRAVEGMGQDLQRLERVSHRFERIGRPPRDERVDASELVERLAGYFAMRAPTLARTVTIRSEHPGVPVMVRGDLVLLEWVLEVLIKNAMDALGGRNGEVIVSATPLPEGGARIRVQDDGPGVPRKLRKRIFDAGFTTKDRGWGIGLSLARRIVEENHDGRLILAETDRGAAFDVILHG; via the coding sequence ATGCGCCGTCGCCGTTGGCCGGTGGTTGCGATGGTGCTGGGCGTCCTCGGGTTGCTCGGCTGGTACGTGGCCTATACCCAGCACGTGGTCACACAGCTCCGAGCGGCTGCCGGTGGCCAGGGGCGCATGTATGCCCGGATCTACGAGGCACTGCAGGATACCAGCCTCAACGCTGATCCAACCATCGCGCTTCTCGACCTCTCGCGGCAGATCCGTGAGTCCGGTTTGCCCCTGGTCCTCACGGACAAGAATGGGCGCGTGTCCGCGACCGCCAACCTCCCTACACATGTAGTGCCGGAGGACAGTGTCAGTTTCTGGCGGTATCTCATGGAACTGGACCGCGAGAATCCCCCTATCGTCGAGCCGGCAGTTGGCGCAGTGCACTTTGGTGACAGTGCCATTGTCAGCGGATTGCGGTACATCCCGCTGTTGCAGGCACTCGGCATCGTTCTGTTGCTCGCGTTCGGCATCTACGCGCTGGTTGAGCGTGGACGAGCGGAGCGGGAGAAGGTCTGGGCCGGAATGGCGCGTGAAGCGGCGCACCAATTGGGTACCCCCTTGTCGGCCCTGGCGGGCTGGATCGAATTACTGGCCGACACGGTGCAGGGTACAACGGCCTCCAGGGCGGTCGAGGGGATGGGGCAGGATCTGCAGCGGCTGGAACGCGTCTCGCACCGGTTTGAGCGCATCGGCCGGCCACCGCGCGATGAACGGGTCGACGCGAGCGAGCTGGTCGAGCGTCTTGCGGGCTACTTCGCGATGCGGGCTCCCACCTTGGCACGGACCGTCACCATTCGTAGCGAGCATCCCGGTGTTCCCGTCATGGTGCGCGGTGATCTGGTCTTGCTCGAGTGGGTATTGGAAGTGCTGATCAAGAACGCCATGGATGCGCTGGGTGGGCGCAACGGTGAAGTCATTGTGTCCGCCACTCCGCTCCCCGAGGGAGGCGCTCGCATCCGGGTGCAGGACGATGGGCCCGGCGTCCCGCGCAAGCTCCGCAAGCGCATTTTCGACGCCGGGTTCACCACCAAAGACCGGGGATGGGGCATCGGACTCTCCCTGGCACGCCGAATTGTCGAAGAAAACCACGATGGACGCCTGATCCTTGCCGAGACCGACCGTGGCGCCGCGTTCGACGTTATCTTGCATGGATGA
- a CDS encoding ATP-dependent helicase translates to MTTTGWTASLFDAAPSAPALDLDAITRGLNPGQRESVFHDDGPALVLAGAGSGKTRVLTTRIARLIGAQNVAPHEILAVTFTNKAAGEMRERIAKLLGHEPKGMWCGTFHSLGARMLRGVAPLVGREQNFTIYDEDDTLGAIKRVMEKRKLSPTQFAPKAIISAISSAKNALVSPNEYARTARDTFTMAVAGVYSDLEVALQQTNAVTFDDLLVLPVRALETDQQLREHYQRRFRYVLVDEYQDTNAAQYRFVQLIGGLHGNVMVVGDDDQSIYGWRGADIRNILDFERDFPGARIVRLEENYRSTPNVLALANAVIAENTERRGKTLRATRPEGEPVTLIETLDERDEADFIAETILTRMAKSDLARRDCAVLYRTNAQSRAIEDAFRRRSIPYRLVGAVRFYDRREIRDLMAYLKLVANPADDEAFRRAVNVPKRGLGDATIALLVEKAALEGKPLLEIASRLDVIASLRPAARGAIDEFVTLVHRLRAAAVDASVDELLRDLVQAIRYADHLRAEGPEGQERIENVREMIAGAAEVVADEGGEVGLTPLDHFLQSSTLVAGIDKLDPNADAVVCMTMHNAKGLEFPLVFVCGLEDGLFPLARASEDPSQLEEERRLFYVGITRAEEKLYLTCAEQRRRNGELMVSMPSRFLKVITPSLAERGMTARAKHEGRGGFSGLGSSRAGGDASWGRTGGGAGTPAPRRSGGPYGSSAYNDRPNNIPFETAPPGGFSAPNRRDKMPNPEDESQDAPSFTPGERVKHAKFGSGTIAELTGSGRDTKVRIDFDDEEIGRKTLVLAQAKLEKGWE, encoded by the coding sequence ATGACGACGACGGGTTGGACCGCATCCCTTTTTGACGCCGCGCCCTCCGCGCCAGCGCTCGACCTTGACGCTATTACGCGTGGCCTGAACCCCGGCCAGCGCGAATCAGTCTTTCACGACGACGGGCCAGCTCTGGTGCTGGCCGGTGCCGGTTCCGGCAAAACACGGGTCCTCACCACGCGGATCGCGCGCCTGATTGGGGCGCAGAACGTCGCCCCGCACGAAATTCTGGCGGTCACGTTTACGAACAAGGCCGCTGGTGAAATGCGCGAACGCATTGCCAAGCTGCTCGGGCACGAGCCCAAGGGCATGTGGTGCGGGACCTTCCACTCGCTGGGCGCGCGCATGCTTCGCGGGGTTGCCCCATTGGTCGGTCGCGAACAGAACTTCACGATCTACGACGAAGACGACACGCTGGGCGCCATCAAGCGCGTCATGGAAAAGCGGAAGCTGAGCCCCACGCAGTTCGCGCCCAAGGCCATCATCAGTGCCATCTCCAGTGCCAAGAACGCACTGGTCTCCCCTAACGAGTATGCGCGTACGGCGCGCGATACGTTCACGATGGCGGTTGCTGGGGTGTACAGCGATCTCGAGGTGGCGCTGCAGCAAACCAATGCCGTCACCTTTGACGATCTCCTGGTGCTGCCGGTACGGGCCCTGGAAACCGATCAGCAGCTTCGTGAACACTATCAGCGGCGGTTTCGCTACGTGCTGGTGGACGAATACCAGGATACCAACGCCGCGCAGTACCGCTTCGTGCAACTCATTGGCGGGCTCCACGGGAACGTGATGGTGGTGGGCGACGATGACCAGTCCATCTATGGCTGGCGTGGCGCGGATATCCGGAACATCCTCGATTTCGAGCGGGATTTCCCCGGCGCGCGCATTGTGCGCCTTGAGGAGAATTACCGGTCCACGCCCAACGTATTGGCCCTCGCCAACGCCGTCATTGCCGAGAACACCGAACGCCGCGGCAAGACCTTGCGGGCGACCCGTCCAGAAGGGGAACCGGTGACGCTCATCGAAACACTTGATGAGCGGGACGAAGCCGATTTCATTGCCGAAACCATCCTGACCCGGATGGCCAAATCGGATCTGGCGCGACGCGACTGTGCGGTGCTCTACCGCACGAACGCGCAGTCGCGCGCCATTGAAGACGCCTTCCGCCGACGCAGCATTCCATATCGTCTCGTGGGGGCCGTGCGGTTCTACGACCGTCGCGAAATTCGCGACCTGATGGCGTATCTCAAGTTGGTCGCCAATCCGGCCGACGACGAAGCCTTCCGGCGCGCCGTCAATGTGCCTAAGCGGGGACTCGGCGATGCGACCATTGCGCTGCTGGTGGAAAAGGCGGCACTGGAAGGAAAGCCACTGCTGGAAATCGCCTCGCGCCTCGACGTCATTGCGTCGTTGCGTCCTGCGGCGCGTGGAGCCATCGACGAATTCGTCACGCTGGTGCATCGCCTGCGCGCGGCCGCTGTGGACGCTTCCGTCGATGAACTGCTGCGTGACCTCGTGCAGGCCATTCGGTACGCGGACCATCTGCGGGCAGAGGGTCCGGAAGGGCAGGAGCGCATTGAAAACGTGCGCGAAATGATTGCCGGTGCCGCCGAAGTTGTGGCCGACGAAGGCGGTGAAGTCGGTCTCACGCCGCTGGATCATTTTCTGCAGTCATCGACCCTCGTTGCCGGTATCGACAAGCTCGATCCCAACGCGGATGCCGTGGTGTGCATGACCATGCACAACGCCAAGGGGCTTGAGTTCCCGTTGGTGTTTGTGTGCGGACTGGAGGACGGACTCTTCCCCCTCGCGCGGGCCAGCGAAGACCCCAGCCAGCTCGAAGAAGAGCGGCGTCTGTTTTACGTGGGTATCACGCGCGCCGAGGAAAAGCTGTATCTCACCTGTGCGGAGCAGCGTCGCCGCAACGGAGAGCTCATGGTGTCCATGCCGTCGCGCTTTCTCAAAGTCATTACGCCGTCACTCGCGGAACGAGGCATGACGGCGCGCGCCAAGCACGAAGGCCGTGGCGGGTTCTCGGGGTTGGGGAGTAGTCGCGCTGGTGGCGATGCCAGTTGGGGAAGAACCGGTGGCGGGGCAGGGACCCCGGCACCGCGTCGGAGTGGAGGCCCCTACGGCTCGTCGGCGTACAATGACCGACCGAACAACATCCCCTTCGAAACCGCGCCGCCGGGTGGCTTCAGTGCCCCCAATCGGCGCGACAAGATGCCCAATCCCGAAGACGAATCGCAGGACGCACCCAGCTTCACGCCGGGGGAACGGGTGAAGCATGCGAAGTTCGGCTCCGGAACAATCGCCGAACTCACCGGCAGCGGTCGCGATACCAAGGTGCGCATTGATTTCGACGACGAGGAGATCGGGCGAAAGACGCTCGTGCTCGCTCAGGCCAAGCTGGAAAAGGGGTGGGAGTGA
- the gatC gene encoding Asp-tRNA(Asn)/Glu-tRNA(Gln) amidotransferase subunit GatC, whose translation MSVTPDDVRHVARLSRLGLEEDRVPSLVAELNGILGHMDVLQQVDISAVPLTAPYHAAPLRDDALPADPLLRTRETFAPAARDGFFLVPRLTTHGALEAKVAEDA comes from the coding sequence ATGTCGGTAACACCGGATGATGTCAGGCACGTGGCCCGATTATCCCGGCTCGGCCTGGAAGAGGACCGCGTTCCTTCGTTGGTGGCGGAGCTCAATGGGATTCTCGGGCACATGGATGTTCTGCAGCAGGTCGACATATCCGCTGTGCCACTCACCGCGCCGTATCACGCGGCGCCGCTGCGCGACGACGCCCTGCCGGCCGACCCATTGCTGCGCACGCGCGAAACCTTTGCGCCCGCAGCGCGTGACGGCTTCTTCCTCGTGCCGCGACTCACCACGCATGGGGCCCTGGAGGCCAAGGTGGCGGAGGACGCATGA